The Streptomyces sp. NBC_01775 genome includes a region encoding these proteins:
- a CDS encoding OFA family MFS transporter encodes MARTHDPSTAVAYREVTDHNGRVYRIGETDRELLGHSRKIMVYLPWIAMMAISVFEYAYGSAEDTLSEAHHWTQSDTFWILSVWVFFQAGVAFPAGWLREHHLLSPRRAMYVGAALALVGFLSLSHTSNVLLAILGFGLLGGVGSGFIYATCINTVGKWFPERRGGKTGFVNGGFAYGAVPFIFLFNYAFDTSNYQGILDAIGVYVLVVVAVCAWFFRDPPRNWWPADHDPLARTGSAKAVAALDKNPPAARQYAPMEAMRTGMLPLMWLLVVMTAGVSIFGISFQVPFAKEVGFGPMVAASSMGIMSIINGIGRGFIGWLSDRWGRKTTLIFVIVVLGLAQFGVLWAGSIRSQFLFLLFAFISGFGSGAFYPMFAALTPDYFGENHNATNYGIAYSGKLVSGLFGGGLGAMAVDSWGYDGAYVLAGGISLLAAALALLLHRPGAARLAAR; translated from the coding sequence ATGGCACGAACTCACGATCCGTCGACGGCCGTCGCCTACCGTGAGGTGACCGACCACAACGGCCGTGTCTACCGGATCGGCGAAACAGACCGCGAACTGCTGGGCCACTCCCGGAAGATCATGGTGTATCTCCCGTGGATCGCGATGATGGCCATCAGCGTCTTCGAGTACGCGTACGGCTCGGCGGAGGACACCCTCTCCGAGGCACATCACTGGACGCAGAGCGACACCTTCTGGATCCTCAGCGTCTGGGTGTTCTTCCAGGCGGGCGTGGCCTTCCCGGCCGGCTGGCTGCGCGAGCATCACCTCCTCAGCCCACGCCGGGCGATGTACGTGGGGGCGGCGCTGGCGCTGGTGGGCTTCTTGTCCCTGTCCCACACCTCCAACGTGCTGCTGGCCATCCTCGGGTTCGGGCTGCTGGGCGGGGTGGGCTCGGGGTTCATCTACGCCACCTGCATCAACACCGTCGGCAAGTGGTTCCCCGAACGCCGGGGCGGCAAGACGGGGTTCGTCAACGGCGGCTTCGCCTACGGCGCCGTCCCGTTCATCTTCTTGTTCAACTACGCCTTCGACACCAGCAATTACCAGGGCATCCTGGACGCGATCGGGGTCTACGTGCTGGTCGTGGTGGCGGTCTGCGCGTGGTTCTTCCGCGACCCGCCGCGGAACTGGTGGCCCGCCGACCACGATCCGCTGGCCCGCACCGGCAGCGCCAAGGCCGTTGCGGCGCTGGACAAGAACCCGCCGGCGGCGCGGCAGTACGCGCCGATGGAGGCGATGCGCACCGGCATGCTGCCGCTGATGTGGTTACTCGTGGTGATGACGGCGGGAGTGTCCATCTTCGGCATCTCCTTCCAGGTGCCGTTCGCCAAGGAGGTCGGCTTCGGGCCAATGGTCGCCGCCTCCTCGATGGGCATCATGTCGATCATCAACGGGATCGGCCGGGGCTTCATCGGCTGGCTGTCGGACCGGTGGGGGCGCAAGACCACGCTGATCTTCGTCATCGTCGTGCTGGGGCTGGCACAGTTCGGCGTCCTGTGGGCCGGAAGCATCCGCAGCCAGTTCCTCTTCCTGCTCTTCGCCTTCATCTCCGGCTTCGGCAGTGGCGCGTTCTACCCGATGTTCGCCGCGCTCACCCCGGACTACTTCGGCGAGAACCACAACGCCACCAACTACGGCATCGCCTACAGCGGCAAGCTGGTCAGCGGCCTGTTCGGCGGGGGACTCGGCGCGATGGCCGTGGACTCGTGGGGCTACGACGGCGCGTACGTACTGGCGGGCGGCATCTCGCTGCTCGCCGCCGCGCTGGCGCTGCTCCTGCACCGCCCCGGCGCCGCCCGACTCGCCGCGCGCTGA
- a CDS encoding methyltransferase domain-containing protein, which produces MPEISYVSRYEHLTADDLVPPSPGVFFEPADTEIGVWVVKDLLPKRGGGSVLDLGSGSGAAAAAMARAGAARVHGIDASEASVTWARGHHAVNNGAAHVTFAHGDFARLSAERLLATAEGPLPRPLIVTSNPPYVPLTPEADALRRSISGGPDGLKWAEAIIGHARTLGTDVGFTFGSYSSPRRAMELLEHAGYRVAAVTLCPLPLGDFTREHPERMAELEQRGEAVVWHHGPEAPGYFIVGLACRRTAPEPVNGHGPLTGEGLMELLRAAATSRSTRLEALNGRAPSPLPWSGPLRVFDPPPPPARHHW; this is translated from the coding sequence ATGCCGGAAATCTCCTACGTCTCCCGCTACGAGCATCTGACGGCTGACGATCTCGTGCCGCCCTCCCCCGGCGTCTTCTTCGAGCCGGCCGACACCGAGATCGGCGTCTGGGTCGTCAAGGACCTGCTCCCGAAGCGCGGCGGCGGCAGCGTGCTGGACCTCGGCTCGGGCAGCGGCGCCGCCGCCGCTGCCATGGCCCGCGCGGGTGCCGCCAGGGTGCACGGGATCGACGCCAGCGAGGCGAGCGTCACCTGGGCTCGCGGGCACCACGCGGTCAACAACGGAGCCGCCCATGTCACCTTCGCGCACGGCGACTTCGCGCGGCTTTCCGCCGAGCGGCTGCTGGCCACCGCCGAAGGGCCGCTGCCCCGGCCGCTGATCGTCACCAGCAACCCCCCGTACGTGCCCCTGACCCCGGAGGCCGATGCCCTGCGCCGCTCGATCAGCGGCGGGCCCGACGGCCTCAAGTGGGCGGAGGCGATCATCGGCCACGCCAGGACGCTGGGCACGGATGTGGGGTTCACCTTCGGCAGCTACTCCAGCCCCCGGCGGGCGATGGAACTGCTGGAGCACGCCGGGTACCGCGTCGCGGCGGTGACGCTGTGCCCGCTGCCGCTGGGCGACTTCACCCGCGAGCATCCCGAGCGGATGGCGGAGCTGGAGCAGCGGGGCGAGGCCGTCGTATGGCACCACGGGCCCGAGGCGCCGGGGTACTTCATCGTCGGCCTGGCCTGCCGCCGGACGGCGCCCGAACCGGTGAACGGCCACGGGCCGCTGACCGGCGAGGGCCTCATGGAACTCCTGCGGGCAGCGGCCACCTCGCGCTCCACCCGGCTGGAGGCCCTCAACGGCCGGGCGCCTTCGCCTCTGCCGTGGTCCGGCCCCCTCCGGGTGTTCGACCCGCCCCCGCCCCCCGCGCGGCACCACTGGTGA
- a CDS encoding ornithine carbamoyltransferase yields MDQAARDRARRGGDRAERGLFSLAELEVPALHKLVTRSVELFHNPKAHELPLAGQAVGVLFTRTSTRTRTAFTVGALRLGGAPIGYGPGDLQLNTGESVGDTGRVLGSMLDALVARTAGPVEELKTLAREGGLPVVNAMSTEEHPTQGICDLAALTLEHGDLSGIRVLYVGEGNNTAVALAHGLAAVPGARVTFAVPRGYGLPEGVLEAAGQRARLTGAALQEIHDLAEAPEEADIVYTTRWQTTGTAKADPGWREVFRPFHVDAALLRRWPRARFLHDLPAHRGDEVAGEVLDGDRSLAWTQAAMKLPSAMAVLEEVAAPR; encoded by the coding sequence ATGGACCAGGCAGCGAGAGACCGGGCACGCAGGGGCGGAGACCGGGCGGAGCGCGGGCTGTTCTCGCTCGCCGAGCTGGAGGTGCCGGCCCTGCACAAGCTGGTGACCAGGTCGGTCGAGCTGTTCCACAACCCGAAGGCCCATGAACTTCCGCTGGCGGGCCAGGCCGTCGGCGTGCTCTTCACCCGTACGTCCACCAGGACCCGTACGGCCTTCACCGTCGGGGCGCTGCGGCTGGGCGGCGCGCCCATCGGCTACGGCCCCGGCGATCTCCAGCTCAACACCGGGGAGTCGGTGGGCGACACGGGCAGGGTGCTCGGTTCCATGCTCGACGCGCTGGTGGCCCGCACGGCGGGGCCCGTGGAGGAGCTGAAGACCCTCGCGCGGGAGGGCGGGCTGCCGGTGGTCAACGCGATGTCGACCGAGGAGCACCCGACCCAGGGCATCTGCGACCTGGCCGCCCTCACCCTGGAGCACGGCGATCTGAGCGGCATCCGGGTGCTGTACGTCGGCGAGGGCAACAACACCGCCGTAGCTCTGGCCCACGGTCTCGCCGCGGTACCAGGAGCCCGGGTCACCTTCGCGGTGCCGCGTGGCTACGGGCTGCCGGAGGGAGTGCTGGAGGCGGCCGGGCAGCGGGCCCGGCTGACGGGTGCGGCGCTCCAGGAGATCCACGACCTGGCCGAAGCACCCGAAGAGGCGGACATCGTCTACACCACCCGCTGGCAGACCACGGGCACCGCCAAGGCCGACCCCGGCTGGCGGGAGGTCTTCCGTCCCTTCCACGTGGACGCGGCCTTGCTGCGGCGCTGGCCGCGCGCGCGGTTCCTGCACGACCTGCCCGCGCACCGGGGCGACGAGGTCGCCGGTGAGGTGCTGGACGGCGACAGGTCGCTGGCCTGGACGCAGGCGGCGATGAAGCTGCCCAGCGCGATGGCCGTGCTGGAGGAGGTGGCGGCGCCCCGCTGA
- a CDS encoding diiron oxygenase, whose translation MTSADGTRDWYTKAGVRTDPRRLLAGELEAGQLFFPPDLIPYARHPAVLALPEPRRKELFTRHLFQYLGFTAQFETQVVNRATERIAGGRSGVELPGAVRLDAYRIYCDEGYHSLYSFDVVQQLSAATGTAPLPYDFTPFLARLDDVGARALPGETALAQLLQVVVFETLVTALLNDIPRDRRVLTVVRDIVRDHARDEGWHHVFFSRLFRQLWSQLPDATRGRVARCLPALIRASLLPDLRPVRASLTAAGLAPATVEEVVRDAYPRAEVDAGIRTSARHSVRLFEETGVLDVAGGTRAFEEAELLIPSGSGARHGLPGQRGTPRGEQRETHGGEGTANT comes from the coding sequence ATGACGTCGGCCGACGGTACCCGCGACTGGTACACCAAGGCGGGGGTACGCACGGATCCCAGACGGCTGCTCGCCGGCGAACTGGAGGCCGGGCAGCTGTTCTTCCCGCCGGACCTCATCCCCTACGCCCGGCACCCGGCGGTACTCGCTCTCCCGGAGCCGCGCAGGAAGGAGCTGTTCACCCGCCATCTGTTCCAGTACCTGGGCTTCACCGCGCAGTTCGAGACCCAGGTGGTCAACCGGGCGACGGAGCGCATCGCGGGCGGGCGCAGCGGCGTGGAGCTCCCCGGCGCCGTCCGGCTGGACGCCTACCGCATCTACTGCGACGAGGGCTACCACTCGCTCTACAGCTTCGATGTCGTCCAGCAGCTCTCGGCGGCCACCGGAACCGCGCCCCTGCCCTACGACTTCACGCCGTTCCTGGCCCGGCTGGACGACGTCGGTGCGCGGGCCCTGCCCGGCGAGACGGCGCTGGCACAGCTGCTCCAGGTCGTGGTCTTCGAGACGCTGGTGACCGCCTTGCTCAACGACATCCCCCGGGACCGCCGTGTGCTCACCGTCGTCCGGGACATCGTGCGCGACCACGCGCGCGACGAGGGGTGGCACCACGTCTTCTTCTCCCGGCTCTTCCGTCAGCTGTGGAGTCAGCTTCCGGACGCCACCCGGGGCCGCGTGGCGCGCTGTCTGCCCGCGCTGATCCGCGCGAGCCTGCTGCCCGACCTGCGCCCCGTGCGGGCGTCGCTGACGGCCGCGGGTCTGGCGCCCGCCACGGTCGAGGAGGTCGTGCGCGACGCGTATCCCCGTGCCGAGGTGGACGCGGGAATCCGCACCTCGGCCCGGCATTCCGTACGGCTCTTCGAAGAGACCGGGGTGCTCGATGTGGCGGGCGGCACGCGGGCGTTCGAGGAGGCGGAGCTGCTGATCCCGTCCGGGTCCGGGGCCCGGCACGGACTGCCCGGACAGCGCGGGACCCCCCGGGGTGAACAGCGCGAGACGCACGGGGGCGAGGGGACAGCGAACACCTGA